The Microbacterium paraoxydans genome includes a window with the following:
- a CDS encoding MFS transporter produces MERSAAKTAFANVLVNTLIANVTTSFLWFALTFWVYIETRSVLATGIIGGAYMLFVAFFAMVFGTIVDRHRKHRVMLLSSVISAAAFLVAGVLYLWQPEASLLDLGGPWFWLFSGVILFGGVIEQLRNIALSTTVTLLVPEEKRANANGLVGTVQGLAFLVTSVFSGLSIGFLGMGWTLGIAVVAMALTFAHLLFIRIPESEPEVDPEAKSAVDFRGSVQAIRQAPGLFALIVFSTFNNLIGGVYMALMDPYGLTLFDAQMWGFALAFASTGFLIGGGLVAKFGLGRKPVRTMLLIVIAMGLLGAIFMLREWWPLYVLGMWVYMALVPPVEAAEQTVIQKVVPFARQGRVFGTAAAMEAAAAPITAFLIAPIAEFLVIPYMDSAQGQRQWGWLLGEGEARGIALICLFAGLIMVVAATLAFFTRSYRTLTELYATAPDSAPDEAPEQAADGAHEATGEPDTFRDAPPIVPGIPPESR; encoded by the coding sequence ATGGAACGCAGCGCGGCGAAGACAGCTTTCGCGAACGTCCTCGTCAACACGTTGATCGCCAACGTCACGACGAGCTTCCTGTGGTTCGCCCTCACCTTCTGGGTCTACATCGAGACCCGGTCGGTGCTGGCCACGGGCATCATCGGCGGTGCCTACATGCTGTTCGTCGCGTTCTTCGCGATGGTGTTCGGCACCATCGTCGACCGTCATCGCAAGCACCGCGTCATGCTCCTGTCGAGCGTCATCTCGGCGGCGGCGTTCCTCGTCGCGGGCGTCCTCTACCTGTGGCAGCCCGAGGCGTCCCTGCTCGACCTCGGCGGGCCGTGGTTCTGGCTGTTCTCCGGCGTCATCCTGTTCGGCGGGGTGATCGAGCAGCTCCGCAACATCGCGCTGTCCACCACGGTGACGCTGCTGGTGCCGGAGGAGAAGCGCGCCAACGCCAACGGTCTCGTCGGCACGGTGCAGGGGCTCGCCTTCCTCGTCACGAGCGTCTTCTCCGGCCTCTCCATCGGCTTCCTCGGCATGGGGTGGACTCTGGGGATCGCGGTCGTGGCGATGGCCCTCACCTTCGCGCACCTGCTGTTCATCCGGATCCCGGAGTCCGAGCCCGAGGTCGACCCGGAGGCGAAGAGCGCCGTCGACTTCCGCGGCAGCGTCCAGGCGATCCGCCAAGCTCCCGGACTGTTCGCGCTCATCGTCTTCTCGACCTTCAACAACCTCATCGGCGGCGTCTACATGGCGCTCATGGATCCGTACGGGCTCACGCTTTTCGACGCGCAGATGTGGGGGTTCGCCCTGGCCTTCGCGTCGACCGGATTCCTGATCGGCGGGGGACTGGTGGCCAAGTTCGGCCTCGGCAGGAAGCCCGTGCGCACGATGCTGCTCATCGTGATCGCGATGGGACTCCTCGGGGCGATCTTCATGCTGCGCGAATGGTGGCCGCTGTACGTCCTCGGCATGTGGGTGTACATGGCGCTCGTGCCGCCCGTCGAGGCCGCGGAGCAGACCGTGATCCAGAAGGTCGTCCCGTTCGCGCGCCAGGGACGGGTGTTCGGCACCGCGGCGGCGATGGAGGCAGCGGCGGCCCCGATCACCGCGTTCCTCATCGCCCCGATCGCCGAGTTCCTCGTGATCCCGTACATGGACAGCGCGCAGGGGCAGCGGCAGTGGGGGTGGCTCCTCGGCGAAGGTGAGGCGCGCGGCATCGCGCTCATCTGCCTCTTCGCGGGTCTGATCATGGTGGTCGCCGCGACCCTGGCCTTCTTCACCCGGTCGTATCGCACGCTCACCGAGCTGTACGCGACCGCCCCGGATTCAGCTCCCGACGAGGCTCCCGAGCAGGCCGCCGACGGTGCACACGAAGCGACCGGCGAACCGGACACGTTCCGCGACGCCCCGCCGATCGTCCCCGGCATACCGCCCGAGTCCCGGTGA